From a single Paenibacillus sp. FSL W8-0426 genomic region:
- a CDS encoding ABC transporter permease: MLRALRALLKKPPVIIGIVTALMFQVIFSVIWMTAYSGVNDRTKELTVAIVNEDGTQSQGIADSLAQTLPFHTVANLSSAEALDQLEHHKVHMVLDIPAGFNEVLQTPGSTAQIKYTLNEANPVTIKSMMQGVSQSVTNTINKQASAQGVQAVLTASGAPADQAASAAASLTSRVEGTTTSINQVNGMNNQMVPMMMVLASYVGAMIMGMNVQGAMGMLAAMHSRLSLFGARVIINIGSALLVSLVGSSLIVALGGQFEQGFIAFWMFQALFLCTFMFFSQFFLILFGPAGSVFNIISLSLQLVSSGAMVPRELLNGFYSGLGQYLPATYAVQGILSVQLGGPGAQAAAGTIAIILVVAVALSLLATLLKKGRMPAVAPNPAPVNG; encoded by the coding sequence ATGCTGCGAGCTTTACGCGCTCTTTTAAAGAAACCGCCAGTCATTATCGGCATTGTGACGGCGTTGATGTTCCAAGTCATTTTCAGCGTGATCTGGATGACGGCTTACTCCGGCGTCAATGATCGAACGAAAGAACTGACGGTAGCCATCGTCAATGAGGACGGCACGCAATCCCAAGGGATTGCAGACAGCTTGGCCCAAACGCTTCCTTTCCACACCGTGGCCAATCTGAGCAGCGCCGAGGCGCTGGACCAACTGGAGCATCATAAGGTGCACATGGTGCTTGACATCCCGGCCGGATTCAACGAGGTGCTTCAAACGCCGGGCTCCACGGCACAGATCAAGTACACGCTTAACGAAGCAAACCCGGTTACGATCAAAAGCATGATGCAAGGCGTTTCCCAAAGCGTGACCAACACGATCAACAAACAGGCATCTGCACAAGGCGTTCAAGCGGTATTGACCGCTTCCGGCGCACCTGCCGACCAAGCGGCTTCGGCAGCCGCTTCGTTGACTTCCCGCGTGGAGGGAACAACGACATCCATCAATCAGGTGAACGGCATGAATAACCAAATGGTGCCGATGATGATGGTGCTGGCTTCCTATGTGGGAGCAATGATCATGGGAATGAACGTGCAAGGAGCCATGGGCATGCTGGCAGCGATGCATTCGCGCCTGTCGCTGTTCGGGGCAAGAGTGATCATTAACATCGGATCCGCGCTGCTTGTATCCCTTGTTGGTTCCTCTCTGATCGTGGCCCTCGGGGGACAATTCGAACAAGGCTTTATCGCGTTCTGGATGTTCCAGGCATTGTTCCTGTGCACATTTATGTTCTTCTCCCAATTTTTCCTGATCCTGTTCGGACCGGCAGGAAGTGTGTTCAACATTATCTCGCTGTCCCTGCAGCTGGTGTCTTCCGGCGCGATGGTGCCGCGTGAACTGCTGAACGGGTTCTACAGCGGTTTGGGACAATATTTACCAGCCACATATGCGGTACAGGGCATTCTGAGCGTTCAGCTCGGCGGTCCCGGAGCACAGGCGGCCGCAGGAACGATTGCGATCATTCTGGTCGTTGCGGTGGCGCTGTCCTTGCTGGCGACGTTGCTCAAAAAAGGCCGTATGCCTGCAGTAGCGCCAAACCCGGCACCGGTTAACGGTTAA
- a CDS encoding TetR family transcriptional regulator, with protein MTEPELDIKTRILVAAKKLFAQQGYDGTSVRQICDEAGANISLVSYHFGGKEKVFEALFERYFLIRIPDDLDEIIQSMSPAEGVSLVIGEIVRFTLSDRDMSDIVQLEMALRTNRAASVIRFLEPIWTKLTELLERGKEQGVFRIESATYGMLQVLSVALAHKRAHNTRFMLDYPNVDPEKLVEQTVEFVLRGLGVNEHEQRNH; from the coding sequence ATGACGGAACCGGAATTGGATATCAAAACGAGGATTTTGGTGGCAGCGAAGAAGCTCTTTGCCCAGCAGGGATATGACGGGACGAGCGTGCGGCAGATCTGCGACGAGGCGGGAGCGAATATTTCGCTCGTTTCGTATCATTTTGGCGGCAAAGAGAAAGTGTTTGAAGCGCTGTTCGAACGTTATTTCCTGATCCGTATTCCGGATGATTTGGATGAGATCATTCAGTCCATGTCACCAGCCGAGGGGGTAAGTCTCGTCATCGGCGAGATTGTCAGGTTCACCCTGTCGGACCGGGACATGAGTGATATCGTGCAATTGGAGATGGCGCTGCGGACCAACCGCGCCGCTTCCGTCATTCGTTTCCTGGAGCCGATCTGGACCAAGCTGACCGAATTGTTGGAAAGAGGCAAGGAGCAGGGAGTATTCCGCATCGAGTCGGCCACATATGGCATGCTTCAGGTATTAAGCGTGGCGCTTGCCCACAAAAGAGCCCATAACACACGATTTATGCTGGACTACCCGAATGTCGATCCGGAAAAGCTAGTCGAACAGACCGTCGAGTTTGTATTACGAGGATTGGGAGTGAATGAGCATGAACAACGAAACCATTGA
- the nfsA gene encoding oxygen-insensitive NADPH nitroreductase gives MNNETIELMMKHRSVRKYKPDPVSEEQLAAIVSAGQMASTSSNVQAYTVIAVTDKDQKAKLAELAGNQAYIDQCPVFLVWCADLYRLKQAAVQHAPEKESFEDSMENFMVATIDVALASQNAALAAESLGFGIVYIGGLRTRISEVSELLGLPEGVYPVYGMCIGVADQDTGIRPRLPLQAVLHHGRYQAEQTLQGMKEYDETFAAYMQERTQGERSTTWSEMMAKRLTEPARLQMKTYLEGKGFIKR, from the coding sequence ATGAACAACGAAACCATTGAATTGATGATGAAGCACCGCTCCGTGCGGAAATACAAACCTGATCCGGTTAGCGAGGAACAATTGGCCGCCATCGTATCGGCGGGTCAAATGGCTTCTACCTCCAGCAATGTGCAGGCTTACACGGTTATTGCGGTTACCGACAAAGACCAGAAGGCGAAGCTGGCCGAGCTTGCGGGCAACCAGGCTTACATTGATCAATGCCCTGTTTTCCTGGTGTGGTGCGCGGATTTGTATCGTCTCAAGCAAGCCGCAGTTCAACATGCGCCGGAGAAAGAATCGTTCGAAGATAGCATGGAAAATTTCATGGTAGCGACGATCGACGTGGCCCTTGCTTCCCAGAACGCAGCGCTTGCGGCGGAGTCGCTCGGATTCGGAATTGTATATATCGGCGGTCTTCGTACGCGGATCAGCGAAGTTTCGGAACTGCTGGGATTGCCTGAAGGCGTATACCCTGTGTATGGCATGTGCATCGGCGTAGCGGATCAAGATACGGGCATTCGCCCAAGACTGCCGCTGCAGGCGGTGCTGCACCATGGCCGCTACCAGGCTGAACAGACGCTGCAAGGCATGAAAGAGTACGATGAAACATTTGCAGCATATATGCAGGAGCGCACCCAAGGCGAGCGTTCGACGACATGGTCCGAAATGATGGCGAAACGCCTTACGGAGCCGGCAAGGCTGCAAATGAAGACATATCTTGAAGGCAAAGGGTTTATAAAACGGTGA
- a CDS encoding TatD family hydrolase — protein sequence MKMPTHVPFIDAHLHLDQYTPAEQQDMLRSLPSHQVEAVIAVSMHLASSQATMDLAARHPHAVFPAIGFHPEQPLPSPSEAEQLFDWIERRIDQAVAIGEVGLPYYSRQEAEQAGKPWDQSGYVLLLERFVRLAKKHDKPIVLHAVYEDADVACDLLEQYQVNKAHFHWFKGSPETIRRMADNGYYVSFTPDIVYEEEIQALARVYPPGQIMAETDGPWPFEGPFAGRMTHPAMTSRVVQAWCEITGTEPEAAVRIFYENTKRFYRLP from the coding sequence ATGAAAATGCCAACCCATGTCCCCTTCATCGATGCCCATCTTCATCTGGATCAATACACCCCGGCCGAACAGCAGGACATGCTTCGCTCCCTGCCTTCGCACCAGGTTGAAGCGGTCATCGCCGTCTCCATGCACCTTGCCTCCTCGCAGGCCACGATGGACCTGGCGGCCAGACATCCGCATGCCGTCTTTCCGGCCATCGGATTCCATCCGGAGCAGCCTCTACCTTCGCCGTCGGAAGCGGAGCAGCTGTTCGACTGGATCGAGCGCCGCATCGATCAGGCCGTTGCCATCGGCGAAGTAGGGCTTCCCTATTACAGCCGCCAGGAGGCGGAGCAAGCAGGGAAACCTTGGGACCAATCCGGCTACGTTTTGCTGCTCGAACGTTTCGTTCGGCTCGCCAAAAAGCACGACAAACCGATCGTGCTGCATGCCGTGTACGAAGATGCCGATGTGGCTTGCGACCTGCTGGAGCAGTACCAAGTAAACAAGGCTCACTTCCATTGGTTCAAAGGCTCGCCGGAAACGATTCGGCGAATGGCGGACAACGGATACTACGTCTCGTTCACGCCGGATATCGTATACGAAGAGGAGATTCAAGCACTGGCAAGGGTGTATCCTCCAGGACAGATCATGGCCGAGACGGACGGGCCCTGGCCGTTCGAGGGCCCTTTTGCAGGCAGGATGACGCATCCAGCCATGACAAGCCGCGTCGTTCAGGCGTGGTGCGAGATTACGGGAACGGAGCCGGAGGCGGCAGTACGCATTTTCTACGAAAATACGAAGCGCTTCTATCGTTTACCCTGA
- a CDS encoding ABC transporter ATP-binding protein, with protein MPCWRSCSLNGGRRSANPTLNQGSEYDMNHTGSPATPAAAPAMQASETGAAHSDGTAPTSASATAPALNVRNVHASFRERRSKLPVLNDISLTVGQGEFVALVGPSGCGKSTLFHIIGGLLKPQQGEIWMNGENVTGQRGKISYMPQQPALFPWRTIEENVLLAGEVSPSAQPRHTALAEARQWLESVGLGGFEQAYPHMLSGGMQQRAAFLRALLSPQELMLLDEPFSALDALTRSDMQRWLLDIWELNRRSVLLITHNIEEALLLADRVYVLSNRPATVMHEVHVPFERPRQETIADLPAFLERKRQISEWMKQEQKKARLS; from the coding sequence TTGCCTTGCTGGAGAAGCTGCTCGTTAAATGGCGGCCGCAGAAGCGCTAACCCGACATTGAACCAAGGAAGTGAATACGACATGAATCATACCGGTTCTCCGGCAACACCAGCGGCTGCCCCAGCTATGCAGGCAAGCGAAACGGGAGCGGCTCACTCTGACGGCACGGCACCGACATCGGCATCGGCAACGGCGCCTGCGCTCAACGTCAGGAACGTGCACGCCTCCTTCCGCGAGCGGCGAAGCAAGCTGCCGGTGCTTAACGATATTTCCCTGACTGTGGGGCAAGGCGAATTCGTGGCACTCGTCGGACCGTCCGGCTGCGGCAAAAGCACCCTTTTCCATATCATCGGCGGGCTGCTGAAGCCGCAGCAGGGAGAGATCTGGATGAACGGCGAGAACGTGACCGGCCAGCGCGGCAAGATCAGCTACATGCCGCAACAACCTGCGCTCTTCCCGTGGCGCACCATCGAAGAGAACGTGCTGCTTGCGGGCGAAGTGTCTCCATCGGCCCAGCCGCGGCATACCGCGCTTGCCGAAGCGCGCCAATGGCTGGAGAGCGTCGGCCTCGGCGGCTTCGAGCAGGCATATCCGCACATGCTGTCCGGCGGAATGCAGCAGCGCGCCGCGTTCCTGCGGGCGCTGCTCAGTCCCCAGGAGCTGATGCTGCTCGACGAGCCGTTCAGCGCGCTCGACGCCTTGACGCGCAGCGACATGCAGCGCTGGCTGCTCGACATATGGGAGCTGAACCGCCGCTCGGTGCTGCTCATCACCCATAATATCGAAGAAGCGCTGCTGCTCGCCGATCGCGTCTACGTGCTCTCGAATCGGCCCGCAACGGTGATGCACGAAGTCCATGTTCCTTTTGAGCGGCCCCGTCAAGAAACGATCGCCGATCTGCCGGCATTCCTGGAGCGCAAACGGCAAATCTCCGAGTGGATGAAGCAAGAACAAAAGAAGGCCCGCCTATCCTGA
- a CDS encoding ABC transporter permease: MNSYWKSVWPPFVAVILFIALWQGAVSLFHIEKWMLPAPSDIAREAASQADRLGMHAWATIQLTLIGFAAGTAVGLLIAMVLHLIPLLKQALYPLLILSQNIPTIALAPLLLIWFGFGLLPKLITIVLVCFFPVAVAAMDGLTRTDAAMMNYMRMAGASRRHIFWKLELPHALPSIFSGVKIAATYSVMGAIIAEWIGADKGIGYYMMLQKSAYRTDRLFVAIMIIVALSLLLFLLIALLEKLLVKWRPQKR; this comes from the coding sequence ATGAATTCATACTGGAAAAGCGTATGGCCGCCCTTCGTGGCGGTTATTCTCTTTATCGCGTTATGGCAGGGAGCCGTATCCCTGTTCCATATTGAAAAGTGGATGCTTCCCGCACCCTCGGACATCGCCCGCGAAGCGGCATCTCAAGCCGATCGCCTCGGCATGCATGCTTGGGCTACCATCCAGCTTACCCTGATCGGCTTCGCTGCCGGCACGGCCGTCGGATTGCTGATCGCGATGGTGCTGCATCTTATTCCTTTGCTCAAACAGGCGTTATACCCTTTGCTTATTTTAAGTCAAAACATACCCACCATCGCGCTGGCTCCGCTCCTGCTGATCTGGTTCGGCTTCGGGCTGCTGCCCAAGCTGATCACGATCGTTCTCGTCTGTTTCTTCCCGGTCGCCGTAGCGGCCATGGACGGGTTAACGCGCACGGATGCAGCCATGATGAATTACATGCGCATGGCCGGTGCATCGCGCCGCCACATCTTCTGGAAGCTGGAGCTGCCGCATGCGCTGCCCTCCATCTTCTCCGGCGTGAAGATTGCCGCCACGTACAGCGTTATGGGCGCCATCATCGCAGAATGGATCGGCGCCGACAAGGGCATCGGTTATTACATGATGCTGCAGAAGTCCGCTTACCGGACAGATCGATTATTCGTTGCCATCATGATCATCGTGGCGCTGAGCCTGCTGCTCTTCCTGCTCATTGCCTTGCTGGAGAAGCTGCTCGTTAAATGGCGGCCGCAGAAGCGCTAA
- a CDS encoding MTH1187 family thiamine-binding protein yields the protein MASTLLSIQVIPKTPNGENSYPYVDRAIEVIQQSGVKYQVNPLETTMEGELEELLQIVRKMHEALVEAGSPSIISQIKIAHSPDGFSMDALTEKYR from the coding sequence ATGGCCAGCACACTGCTTAGCATACAAGTGATTCCCAAAACGCCGAACGGCGAAAACTCTTATCCTTACGTCGATCGCGCGATCGAAGTCATTCAACAATCCGGCGTCAAATATCAAGTAAACCCGCTGGAAACGACCATGGAAGGCGAACTTGAGGAGCTGCTGCAGATCGTGCGCAAAATGCACGAAGCACTCGTGGAGGCCGGCAGCCCAAGCATCATTTCCCAGATCAAAATTGCCCATAGCCCTGACGGGTTCAGCATGGATGCCCTCACGGAGAAATATCGCTAA
- a CDS encoding ABC transporter substrate-binding protein produces the protein MKWRKMMGLMLLCITLVTVAACGGKEAAPAGENGSSTEKASEGGNAALKDVKVVLDWTPNTNHTGLYAAVDQGFYKAEGLNVEIVQPGAGGADTMVASNEVPFGVSYQESVTQARTQNVPLVSIAAVIQHNTSGFAAPVDRNIKSPKDFEGKSYGGWGSPVEEAVMQSIMEGEGADVSKVKNINMGDADFFTAVKRDIDFAWIFYAWTGIEAKLRNEPIDMLYVKDYSEALDYYTPVLVTNETTIQNDPELVKAFMKATSEGYQYAIDHPEEAANILLKAVPDLDKDLVLASQKWLSPKYQDDAARWGEQKQEVWQNYADWMFSKKLLDQQVDVSKAYTNEFLPQ, from the coding sequence ATGAAATGGCGCAAAATGATGGGCCTGATGCTCCTGTGCATCACCCTCGTAACCGTTGCCGCATGCGGCGGCAAGGAAGCGGCACCTGCCGGCGAGAACGGCAGCAGCACGGAAAAGGCAAGCGAAGGCGGCAATGCCGCACTGAAAGACGTTAAGGTGGTGCTCGATTGGACGCCGAATACGAACCATACCGGCCTGTACGCTGCGGTGGATCAGGGCTTTTACAAAGCCGAGGGACTTAACGTCGAAATCGTGCAGCCTGGCGCAGGCGGAGCGGACACGATGGTAGCCTCGAACGAGGTCCCTTTTGGCGTCAGTTACCAGGAGAGCGTAACTCAAGCACGCACGCAAAACGTACCGCTCGTATCCATCGCCGCGGTCATTCAGCACAACACGTCCGGCTTTGCCGCTCCGGTGGACCGGAACATCAAATCGCCCAAAGACTTTGAAGGCAAATCGTATGGAGGCTGGGGCTCTCCGGTAGAAGAAGCCGTCATGCAATCGATTATGGAAGGCGAAGGCGCCGACGTCTCCAAGGTGAAAAACATCAATATGGGCGATGCCGATTTCTTCACTGCCGTGAAACGCGACATCGACTTTGCCTGGATCTTCTATGCGTGGACCGGGATTGAAGCCAAGCTGCGGAATGAACCGATCGACATGCTGTACGTCAAGGATTACTCCGAAGCGCTCGACTATTACACGCCTGTGCTCGTAACCAACGAAACGACGATTCAGAATGATCCGGAGCTGGTTAAAGCGTTCATGAAAGCGACATCCGAAGGATATCAATATGCGATCGATCACCCGGAGGAGGCTGCCAACATTTTGCTGAAGGCCGTTCCGGACCTCGACAAGGATTTAGTACTCGCCAGCCAGAAGTGGCTCAGCCCTAAATATCAGGACGATGCCGCACGTTGGGGCGAACAGAAACAGGAAGTTTGGCAAAATTACGCGGACTGGATGTTCAGCAAAAAACTGCTCGACCAGCAAGTCGACGTTTCCAAAGCGTATACGAACGAATTTTTACCACAATAA